A window from Mesorhizobium sp. WSM2240 encodes these proteins:
- a CDS encoding helix-turn-helix transcriptional regulator: MSDTTNIYEEAPDLDTIGGRLSRAREASGMSVKQLAMRLGVKIATIQAWENDRSQPGSHRLTKLSGLLGVSLSWILHGVGIAPSEEMEASQRADLLNAQLDRLVLLHAETGQLISRLQSDMERMSAAR; this comes from the coding sequence GTGTCCGACACCACGAACATTTACGAAGAAGCGCCGGATCTAGACACGATCGGCGGCCGTCTGTCGCGGGCCCGCGAGGCAAGCGGCATGAGCGTCAAGCAGCTTGCGATGCGGCTCGGGGTTAAGATCGCGACAATTCAGGCCTGGGAAAACGACCGCTCGCAGCCGGGATCGCACCGGCTGACGAAACTCTCTGGCCTCCTTGGCGTCAGCCTTTCATGGATACTGCACGGCGTCGGCATCGCGCCCTCCGAAGAGATGGAGGCGTCGCAAAGGGCCGACCTGCTCAACGCACAACTCGACCGGCTGGTGCTGCTGCATGCCGAAACCGGTCAGCTTATCAGCCGCCTTCAAAGCGACATGGAACGGATGAGCGCCGCCCGCTGA